In Tripterygium wilfordii isolate XIE 37 chromosome 15, ASM1340144v1, whole genome shotgun sequence, one DNA window encodes the following:
- the LOC120016346 gene encoding homeobox-leucine zipper protein HAT4-like, translating into MMVGKEDLGLSLCLGLSQNQHSLQLNLNPPVFQSSASSSKPSWSNTFPSSDRNPDSCRVDNRSFLRGIDVNRLPSTGDCEEEAGVSSPNSTISSISGKRCEREANGSEDLEIERDCSRGISDEEDGENSRKKLRLSKDQSAILEESFKEHNTLNPKQKLALAKRLGLRPRQVEVWFQNRRARTKLKQTEVDCEFLKRCCENLTEENRRLQKEVQELRALKLSPQFYMQMTPPTTLTMCPSCERVAVPPPSSADPRPPHQRATVPIGPWASSVAVPHGPFDALRPRS; encoded by the exons ATGATGGTTGGGAAAGAAGATCTGGGATTGAGTCTCTGTTTGGGATTGAGTCAAAATCAGCATTCTCTACAGCTGAACCTCAATCCTCCTGTGTTCCAATCCTCTGCTTCTTCCTCCAAACCGTCTTGGAGCAACACTTTTCCTTCATCAG ATCGAAACCCCGATTCATGTCGGGTCGATAACCGATCGTTTCTCCGGGGAATCGACGTGAACCGGCTACCTTCTACTGGCGATTGCGAGGAGGAAGCCGGAGTTTCCTCTCCCAACAGTACTATTTCGAGTATAAGCGGAAAGAGATGCGAGAGAGAAGCGAATGGATCGGAGGACCTCGAAATCGAGCGAGATTGTTCTCGGGGAATCAGTGACGAAGAAGACGGCGAAAACTCGAGGAAGAAGCTCAGGCTGTCCAAAGATCAGTCAGCTATTCTCGAAGAGAGCTTCAAAGAACATAACACCCTCAATCCA AAACAAAAACTGGCGTTGGCTAAGCGGCTGGGGCTCAGACCTAGACAGGTGGAGGTCTGGTTTCAGAACAGAAGGGCAAG GACTAAGTTGAAGCAAACTGAAGTTGATTGCGAGTTCTTGAAGCGATGCTGCGAGAATCTGACGGAGGAGAACAGGCGGTTGCAAAAAGAAGTACAGGAGCTAAGAGCACTGAAGCTCTCCCCGCAGTTCTACATGCAGATGACGCCTCCCACCACTCTAACCATGTGCCCCTCATGTGAGCGTGTGGCGGTCCCACCACCCTCATCTGCTGATCCACGGCCGCCTCACCAGAGGGCCACCGTACCCATCGGCCCATGGGCCTCGTCTGTTGCCGTTCCTCATGGTCCCTTCGATGCACTCCGGCCCAGATCGTAA